A stretch of Nitrospinota bacterium DNA encodes these proteins:
- a CDS encoding DUF1566 domain-containing protein, which translates to MFIRIAIIIFVMLNSVFVWAEPYVAPPWVPPPPPESRVHLVDNNDGTLTETKTNLMWTQKDSYADLGKCLNWHQAKEYVENLETGGYKDWRLPFISEYGMIYDNTKENVMAWDHDPNQPLALSELFADGAAYWYWSADYDDNELTDCCARTAYFVTGRSFWRNLSN; encoded by the coding sequence ATGTTCATAAGAATTGCCATCATTATCTTCGTCATGCTTAACTCAGTATTCGTCTGGGCAGAGCCTTATGTGGCACCCCCCTGGGTTCCACCGCCACCGCCAGAGTCAAGGGTTCACCTCGTCGACAATAACGATGGAACGTTGACCGAAACCAAAACCAATTTAATGTGGACCCAAAAAGACAGCTATGCCGATCTTGGAAAATGTTTGAACTGGCATCAGGCAAAAGAATATGTCGAGAACCTGGAAACAGGCGGCTATAAAGACTGGCGACTACCCTTCATCAGTGAATATGGAATGATTTATGACAATACCAAAGAAAACGTCATGGCATGGGACCATGACCCGAACCAACCTCTTGCCCTTTCAGAGCTATTCGCCGATGGGGCGGCTTACTGGTATTGGTCTGCAGACTATGACGATAACGAACTGACAGATTGTTGCGCCCGTACCGCTTATTTTGTAACAGGACGCTCTTTCTGGCGCAACCTCAGCAATTG